The Prochlorococcus marinus str. MIT 9301 genome window below encodes:
- the pyrH gene encoding UMP kinase, which yields MAYKRVLLKLSGEALMGEKPYGIDPAIVQSIAEDVSKVVENNVQLAIVVGGGNIFRGLKGSADGMDRATADYVGMLATVMNAISLQDGLERVGVATRVQTAIEMQEIAEPYIRRRAMRHLEKGRVVVFGGGCGNPFFTTDTTAALRAAEINAEVVMKATKVDGVYNCDPNKFKDAKKYSSLSYQQVLSDEIAVMDSTAIALCKDNNIPIMVFDIFKKGNISKAVDGDPIGSLIS from the coding sequence ATGGCTTACAAAAGAGTTCTCTTAAAACTTAGTGGTGAAGCACTAATGGGTGAAAAACCTTATGGTATTGATCCTGCTATAGTCCAGTCAATTGCAGAGGATGTTTCAAAAGTAGTCGAAAATAATGTGCAACTTGCAATAGTTGTTGGGGGCGGGAATATTTTTAGGGGGCTTAAAGGGTCTGCAGATGGCATGGATAGAGCTACAGCTGATTATGTTGGAATGCTTGCGACAGTAATGAATGCTATTTCACTTCAAGATGGCTTAGAAAGGGTAGGAGTTGCAACCAGAGTTCAAACTGCAATAGAAATGCAGGAAATTGCCGAACCCTATATCAGAAGAAGAGCTATGAGACACCTTGAAAAAGGGAGAGTTGTGGTCTTCGGAGGTGGATGCGGAAATCCATTTTTCACAACTGATACTACAGCGGCTCTTAGGGCAGCGGAGATAAATGCTGAAGTTGTTATGAAGGCGACCAAAGTTGATGGAGTATATAATTGTGATCCTAATAAATTTAAAGATGCAAAAAAATATTCCTCTCTTAGTTATCAGCAAGTTCTTAGCGATGAAATTGCAGTAATGGATAGTACTGCAATTGCACTATGCAAAGATAACAATATTCCTATCATGGTATTTGATATATTCAAAAAAGGGAACATTTCTAAAGCTGTTGATGGGGATCCTATAGGTTCATTAATTAGTTAA
- the tal gene encoding transaldolase — protein MKSILEQLSSMTVVVADTGDLDSIKKFQPRDATTNPSLILAAAKNPDYVKLIDKSLESSENALPQGFTEIDLIKETVDQVSVFFGKEILKIISGRVSTEVDARLSFDTQATVEKARKLINLYKNFGIEKERILIKIAATWEGIKAAEILEKEGIKCNLTLLFNFCQAVTCANAKITLISPFVGRILDWHKAKTGKTSFVGAEDPGVISVTQIYKYFKEKGFKTEVMGASFRNLDEIKELAGCDLLTIAPKFLEELKKEKGELVRKLDVSTQINHSIDYEFEEKDFRLSMLEDQMASEKLSEGITGFSKAIEELEELLLKRYSEIKNHKLISAN, from the coding sequence ATGAAATCAATTTTAGAACAATTGTCCTCAATGACCGTTGTTGTTGCTGATACTGGAGATTTAGATTCTATAAAAAAATTCCAGCCAAGAGATGCCACCACGAATCCATCGCTGATACTTGCTGCTGCTAAGAATCCTGATTATGTGAAATTAATTGATAAATCTTTAGAAAGTTCAGAAAATGCATTGCCCCAAGGATTCACCGAAATTGACTTAATTAAAGAAACAGTTGATCAAGTTTCAGTATTTTTTGGAAAAGAAATATTGAAAATTATTTCAGGGCGTGTATCTACAGAAGTTGATGCAAGACTGAGCTTTGACACCCAAGCTACGGTAGAAAAAGCGAGAAAATTGATCAATCTTTACAAAAATTTTGGAATTGAAAAGGAAAGAATTTTGATCAAGATTGCTGCAACTTGGGAGGGAATTAAGGCAGCTGAAATTTTGGAAAAAGAGGGTATTAAGTGCAACTTAACTTTACTTTTTAACTTCTGCCAAGCGGTAACTTGTGCCAATGCAAAGATAACTCTAATTTCTCCTTTCGTTGGCCGTATATTGGATTGGCATAAAGCAAAAACTGGCAAAACTAGTTTTGTTGGCGCTGAAGACCCTGGTGTTATTTCGGTTACGCAAATATATAAGTACTTTAAAGAAAAGGGATTCAAGACAGAAGTGATGGGAGCAAGTTTTAGAAATCTTGATGAAATAAAAGAATTAGCAGGTTGCGATCTTTTAACAATTGCACCAAAATTTCTTGAGGAGCTGAAAAAAGAAAAAGGAGAGTTAGTTAGAAAATTAGATGTAAGTACCCAAATAAATCATTCCATTGACTACGAATTTGAAGAAAAAGATTTCAGATTAAGCATGTTAGAAGATCAAATGGCAAGTGAAAAGCTTAGTGAAGGCATCACTGGATTCAGTAAGGCTATAGAAGAATTGGAAGAGCTGCTACTAAAGAGATATTCAGAAATTAAAAATCATAAATTGATTTCTGCTAACTAA
- a CDS encoding Tab2 family RNA-binding protein, with protein sequence MNIKKKMESGLKSKISDWELDFYSRPIIESNGKKRWELIICSTRSYKTEDVFLWNKKCPANEVNSVWLTRALNEAISEAKKQGWEKPSIVRFWRSSMKSIIKKSLDAVSIEAIVSRRTYNLLDRIEFLEKEIYPKEKGYVRGVLAPTFTSKMENPPTPLPEAVRGDALTISEISIGELKSAQNWPMEFGDIFPIQQDIDDNYLIPGLRLFSKDRSLALSAWFSCLEPIKLVVNKNQLILEASEDDKWLVTDLPEKDANILNTKFLENKKNSFGYQFISIQSTPFIEKFAGFWILRDIELIS encoded by the coding sequence ATGAACATTAAAAAAAAAATGGAGTCAGGTCTTAAATCAAAAATTTCAGATTGGGAATTAGACTTTTACTCAAGGCCGATTATTGAATCAAATGGAAAAAAAAGGTGGGAATTAATTATTTGCTCTACAAGAAGTTATAAGACAGAAGATGTTTTTCTTTGGAATAAAAAATGCCCTGCCAATGAAGTTAATTCAGTGTGGCTTACAAGGGCGCTAAATGAAGCAATAAGTGAAGCAAAAAAACAAGGGTGGGAGAAGCCTTCTATAGTTCGATTCTGGAGGTCGTCAATGAAATCGATCATTAAGAAATCTCTAGATGCCGTAAGTATTGAGGCTATTGTAAGTAGAAGAACTTACAATTTATTAGATAGAATCGAATTTCTTGAAAAAGAGATTTATCCAAAGGAAAAAGGTTATGTAAGAGGTGTATTAGCTCCCACTTTTACTTCTAAAATGGAAAACCCTCCCACACCTTTACCAGAAGCAGTAAGGGGTGATGCTTTGACTATCTCTGAAATATCCATTGGTGAATTAAAATCAGCACAAAATTGGCCTATGGAATTTGGAGATATTTTCCCAATTCAGCAAGACATAGATGATAATTACTTAATTCCAGGATTAAGACTTTTTAGCAAAGATAGATCTTTGGCACTTTCTGCATGGTTTAGTTGTTTAGAACCTATTAAATTAGTCGTAAATAAGAACCAACTCATACTTGAAGCTTCAGAAGATGATAAGTGGCTTGTAACTGATTTACCAGAAAAAGATGCAAACATTTTAAATACAAAGTTTTTAGAGAATAAAAAAAATTCTTTTGGTTATCAATTTATTTCCATACAGTCAACGCCGTTTATCGAAAAATTTGCAGGATTCTGGATCTTAAGAGATATTGAATTAATTTCATAA
- the pgeF gene encoding peptidoglycan editing factor PgeF, with protein sequence MPYKEIYFSKDEIYIQNKKFEYYSSPILRQNNFKHAYFTKSCSEKFLQLLGDHFNENSITCFSNQIHSNAIVFGSHSQKGTKTDADGLIGNKCRQNLWVYTADCMPIFFADKSTRNVATLHCGRKGLEKKIIKNLVKIFDSFGTSRDNLLVAIGPAISKEHYLVDKITLQEFYRKAENKNITVNLTKIKNDHCFSDSNHFREQNLNQLDLKRTAYRQLLNENIPHTNIDISNLCTYKFNNEFYSYRRSKTISRQWNLICS encoded by the coding sequence ATTCCTTACAAAGAAATATATTTCTCAAAAGATGAAATTTATATTCAAAACAAAAAATTTGAGTATTATTCATCACCTATTCTTAGACAAAATAATTTCAAACATGCATACTTCACAAAGTCTTGCTCTGAGAAATTTCTTCAATTATTAGGGGATCACTTTAATGAAAATTCAATAACTTGTTTTTCCAATCAAATTCACAGTAATGCAATAGTGTTTGGATCTCATTCGCAAAAAGGAACTAAGACTGATGCAGACGGTCTTATTGGCAACAAATGCAGGCAAAACTTATGGGTTTACACAGCTGATTGTATGCCAATATTTTTTGCCGATAAAAGTACAAGAAATGTAGCCACCTTGCATTGCGGAAGAAAAGGTTTAGAAAAAAAAATAATAAAAAATCTGGTAAAAATTTTCGATTCTTTTGGGACATCTAGAGATAACTTACTTGTTGCGATAGGACCAGCGATTTCTAAGGAACATTATCTAGTTGATAAAATTACACTCCAAGAATTTTATAGAAAGGCCGAAAACAAAAACATAACTGTCAACTTGACTAAAATTAAAAATGATCATTGTTTTAGTGATTCAAATCACTTCAGAGAGCAAAATTTAAATCAACTTGATCTAAAAAGAACTGCCTATAGACAACTTTTAAATGAGAACATCCCTCATACAAATATAGACATCTCAAATTTATGCACGTACAAATTCAATAATGAATTTTATTCCTATAGAAGGAGCAAAACAATCTCGAGACAATGGAATCTTATTTGCTCATAA
- a CDS encoding site-specific integrase — translation MNVIQEINNVNDKFATQGSKLKIEKRGEKLNIRGSLPSKEDNNNFKIQRISLGLKADISGLEEAKKKLQLINLQLELNQFDWINWIGKPYKKEKKDGFEFPKRLNQFEEFFFKENKSDFRTSTRKTTWRSSYKPYMKRILNIYNDYENAALEKIFQKTLESYKEGTRSRKQCATSLSVLAKFLDIKLPEDWKLNSRGYGLNKAGFRDLPKDELIEKLWERIPNESWKFVFGLMATYGLRNHEVFFCDLSSLTNFGDKIIRVLPTTKTGEHQVWPFHPEWVEKFELSKLGDNPELLPNINKDLKVTTLQNIGKKITDQFKRYSLQIKPYDLRHAWAVRTIFYDLPDTVAARMMGHSVSLHTQTYHHWITKRDQQQAVNNALLKVKRVKNI, via the coding sequence ATGAACGTAATTCAGGAAATTAATAATGTCAATGATAAATTTGCTACTCAAGGCAGCAAGCTTAAAATTGAGAAAAGAGGAGAGAAATTAAATATTCGTGGTTCATTACCCTCCAAAGAAGATAACAATAACTTTAAAATTCAAAGAATATCTCTTGGCTTAAAGGCTGATATTTCAGGATTAGAGGAAGCTAAAAAAAAATTACAATTAATCAATTTGCAATTGGAATTGAATCAATTTGATTGGATTAATTGGATAGGCAAACCTTATAAAAAGGAAAAAAAAGATGGTTTTGAATTCCCAAAAAGATTAAATCAATTTGAGGAATTTTTTTTTAAAGAAAATAAAAGTGATTTTCGAACAAGCACTAGAAAAACTACTTGGAGAAGTTCTTACAAACCATATATGAAAAGAATTTTAAATATTTACAATGACTATGAGAATGCAGCTTTAGAAAAAATATTTCAAAAAACACTTGAAAGTTATAAGGAAGGTACCAGAAGTAGGAAACAATGCGCTACTTCTTTAAGTGTTTTGGCTAAGTTTTTGGACATTAAACTACCAGAAGATTGGAAATTAAATTCTAGAGGATATGGTCTGAACAAAGCAGGATTTAGGGATCTTCCTAAAGACGAATTAATAGAGAAACTGTGGGAGAGGATACCAAACGAGTCTTGGAAATTTGTTTTTGGTCTGATGGCTACATATGGATTAAGGAATCATGAAGTATTTTTTTGTGATTTAAGTTCTCTTACTAATTTTGGGGACAAAATTATAAGAGTTTTGCCTACGACTAAAACTGGAGAACATCAAGTTTGGCCATTTCATCCTGAATGGGTGGAAAAGTTCGAATTATCAAAACTTGGGGATAATCCAGAACTTTTACCAAACATTAATAAAGACCTTAAAGTTACAACCTTACAAAATATTGGAAAAAAAATTACAGATCAGTTTAAGCGTTACTCATTGCAAATAAAACCTTATGATCTAAGGCATGCTTGGGCAGTAAGAACAATTTTTTATGATTTACCTGATACGGTGGCTGCCAGAATGATGGGACATTCGGTTAGTTTACATACTCAAACTTATCATCACTGGATTACAAAAAGAGATCAACAACAGGCAGTAAATAATGCACTTTTAAAAGTGAAAAGAGTTAAAAATATTTAA
- the ilvB gene encoding biosynthetic-type acetolactate synthase large subunit, translating into MTLTSRSFSQGSSKHENPVWITGADALMDSLKIHGVKVIFGYPGGAILPIYDAVHKAEQDGWLKHYMVRHEQGGSHAADGYARSTGEVGVCFGTSGPGATNLVTGIATAQMDSVPLVVVTGQVPRPAIGTDAFQETDIFGITLPIVKHSWVIRDPSDIAKVVSEAFFIASSGRPGPVLIDIPKDVGQEFFNYQRVLPGEIIPKGFKRNGEINDCDINKAIKLIEDSKRPLLYVGGGAISSGAHDEIKTLAKNYQIPVTTTLMGKGAFDEKDNLSVGMLGMHGTAYANFAVTECDLLIAIGARFDDRVTGKLDTFAPNAKVIHIDIDPAEVNKNRRVDVAIVADVSKAVLKINEQSLKNKFTCQTKNWLEKIDFWKHKHPLYDPPKEGEIYPQEVLLKVRELLPEAYITTDVGQHQMWAAQYLRNSPRKWISSAGLGTMGFGLPAAIGVKAALPNSDVICIAGDASVLMNIQELGTLSQYGLKVKLIIINNRWQGMVRQWQESFYDERYSSSDMSCGEPDFVKLAESFGVKGYLISDRKELQNDLKNAFDHDGPALINILVRRGENCYPMVPPGKSNAQMVGYVNCED; encoded by the coding sequence GTGACCCTTACTTCGAGATCCTTTTCACAGGGTAGTTCAAAACATGAAAATCCAGTTTGGATAACTGGTGCAGATGCACTAATGGATTCTTTAAAAATTCATGGAGTAAAAGTTATATTTGGATATCCTGGCGGAGCCATATTACCAATATACGACGCTGTTCATAAGGCAGAACAAGATGGTTGGTTAAAACACTATATGGTTCGGCATGAACAAGGTGGTTCACATGCGGCTGATGGATATGCAAGATCTACTGGTGAAGTAGGAGTATGTTTTGGAACCTCAGGCCCAGGTGCAACAAATTTGGTAACTGGAATTGCTACTGCGCAAATGGATTCAGTCCCTCTAGTTGTAGTTACAGGTCAAGTCCCAAGACCTGCTATAGGAACAGATGCTTTTCAAGAAACTGATATTTTTGGTATAACTCTTCCAATAGTGAAACATTCATGGGTAATAAGGGATCCTTCAGATATCGCGAAAGTAGTTTCTGAAGCTTTTTTTATAGCCTCATCTGGAAGGCCTGGCCCTGTTTTAATTGATATACCCAAAGATGTAGGTCAGGAGTTCTTTAATTACCAAAGAGTTTTGCCAGGTGAGATTATTCCAAAAGGATTTAAAAGGAATGGAGAAATTAATGATTGCGATATCAACAAAGCAATTAAATTAATAGAAGATTCTAAAAGACCTCTTCTATACGTAGGAGGTGGGGCTATATCTTCAGGAGCTCATGATGAAATAAAAACTTTGGCAAAGAATTATCAAATACCAGTTACCACAACCTTAATGGGAAAGGGTGCTTTCGATGAAAAAGATAATTTATCAGTAGGAATGTTAGGAATGCATGGAACTGCTTATGCAAATTTTGCTGTTACAGAATGCGATCTTTTAATTGCTATTGGAGCTAGATTCGATGATAGGGTGACAGGTAAATTAGATACTTTTGCACCTAATGCAAAGGTGATTCATATAGATATTGACCCGGCAGAAGTTAATAAAAATAGGCGTGTAGATGTTGCAATTGTTGCTGATGTTTCAAAAGCTGTTCTGAAAATTAATGAACAATCTCTAAAAAACAAATTTACTTGCCAGACGAAAAACTGGTTAGAAAAAATTGATTTTTGGAAACATAAACACCCTTTATATGACCCGCCTAAAGAAGGAGAAATTTATCCTCAGGAAGTTCTTTTAAAAGTGAGGGAACTTTTACCAGAAGCTTATATAACTACAGATGTAGGACAACATCAAATGTGGGCTGCTCAATATCTTAGGAATTCTCCAAGAAAATGGATTAGTAGTGCAGGCTTAGGAACTATGGGTTTTGGATTGCCAGCGGCAATTGGAGTAAAAGCAGCCTTACCTAATTCAGATGTAATTTGTATTGCAGGAGATGCAAGTGTCTTAATGAATATTCAAGAATTGGGAACCTTATCTCAATACGGTCTAAAGGTGAAATTGATTATTATTAATAATCGCTGGCAAGGGATGGTAAGACAATGGCAAGAAAGTTTCTATGATGAAAGATATTCCTCATCTGATATGAGTTGTGGAGAACCTGATTTTGTAAAACTTGCTGAGTCTTTTGGGGTTAAAGGATACCTAATTTCTGATAGAAAAGAATTACAAAATGACTTAAAAAATGCGTTTGATCATGACGGACCTGCCTTGATTAATATCCTTGTCAGAAGAGGTGAAAATTGTTATCCAATGGTTCCTCCTGGGAAAAGTAATGCTCAAATGGTTGGATATGTTAATTGTGAAGACTAA
- a CDS encoding NAD(P)/FAD-dependent oxidoreductase — translation MIGFDVVIIGGGLSGSSTALNLSKKGYSVLIIEKEKFQDYKACAGGMASSMQRFLPLDIKDSIESKIKNVEFRWKASDNVTADLTGESPFWIIKREKLDQLLLDESLSNGAHIIRPLLIEKIIKKNDKWEITCNNKIKYIAEFLVIADGSQSKWASHLHLGPRKPKFANTISLRLKGLGEIPRDAVRFEFGFIKYGFAWAFPLRESLNIGLGTFINNGLLENQAINKQVIRSFGFDDFPNKVISKKLRIWNGFHSINGDKVLAVGDAASLCDPFLAEGIRPSLISSFYAAEYIDQCLSGKEDNLNLYTKKINNIWGKSMAWGRRIAQVFYRFPRTGYQLGVKRKTAPKRIAQILSGEISYEDIAKRVIKRLLTKSES, via the coding sequence TTGATCGGATTTGACGTCGTAATAATTGGTGGAGGTTTATCAGGATCTTCCACCGCTCTTAACCTATCAAAGAAAGGATATTCAGTTTTAATTATCGAGAAAGAAAAATTTCAAGATTACAAAGCATGTGCAGGCGGGATGGCGTCTTCAATGCAAAGGTTTCTTCCTTTAGATATAAAAGATTCCATAGAATCAAAAATTAAGAATGTTGAATTCAGATGGAAGGCTTCAGATAATGTAACTGCTGATCTTACTGGTGAATCCCCATTTTGGATTATTAAAAGAGAGAAGCTCGATCAATTATTACTTGATGAGTCCTTGAGTAATGGAGCTCATATAATAAGACCATTATTGATAGAAAAAATCATAAAAAAAAATGATAAATGGGAAATTACTTGCAACAACAAAATAAAATATATTGCAGAATTTCTTGTGATTGCAGATGGGTCCCAATCGAAATGGGCTAGTCATTTGCATTTAGGGCCAAGAAAACCGAAATTTGCGAACACAATCTCATTAAGATTGAAAGGGCTAGGTGAAATACCTAGAGATGCAGTTAGATTTGAGTTTGGATTTATAAAATATGGTTTTGCATGGGCATTCCCCCTAAGAGAAAGCTTAAATATTGGTTTGGGTACTTTTATAAATAATGGTCTCCTAGAAAATCAGGCTATAAATAAACAAGTAATCAGAAGCTTCGGTTTTGATGATTTTCCTAATAAAGTCATTAGTAAGAAACTGAGAATATGGAATGGCTTCCACTCAATTAATGGTGACAAAGTTCTAGCGGTTGGAGATGCAGCATCTCTATGTGATCCATTTTTAGCTGAAGGAATTAGACCATCTTTGATTAGTAGTTTTTATGCTGCAGAATATATAGATCAGTGCCTATCAGGAAAAGAGGACAATTTAAATCTTTATACGAAAAAAATTAACAACATTTGGGGGAAATCTATGGCTTGGGGGAGGAGAATAGCCCAGGTATTTTATAGATTTCCCAGAACTGGATACCAATTAGGTGTCAAAAGAAAAACAGCACCTAAACGTATTGCTCAAATATTATCAGGTGAAATTAGTTATGAAGATATCGCAAAAAGAGTTATCAAAAGACTTTTAACAAAAAGTGAGTCTTAA
- the hemH gene encoding ferrochelatase — MVKIGVLLMNLGGPERITDVGPFLYNLFSDPEIIRTPFPVFQKPLAWLISTLRSTTSQQAYLSIGGGSPIRRITEQQARELQSKLREKGFNATTYIAMRYWHPFTESAIADMKADGIDQVVVIPLYPHFSISTSGSSFRELKKLRDSDDEFKKVPMRCVRSWFSQSGYLKSMVELISEQISLCESPSKAHIFFTAHGVPKSYVEEAGDPYKQQIEDCSLLIINELEKCLGYSNPHTLSYQSRVGPVEWLKPYTEEVLADLGRSNVNDLVVVPISFVGEHIETLQEIDIEYKEIAEKAGIKNFRRVKALNTHPTFIEGLSDLVISCLEGPLVNIEEASQLPEKVKLYPQEKWQWGWNNSSEVWNGRVAMIIFLVLFIELISGSGPLHKLGIL, encoded by the coding sequence ATGGTTAAAATAGGCGTCTTACTAATGAATTTAGGAGGGCCTGAACGCATTACTGATGTCGGCCCATTCTTATACAATCTTTTTTCTGATCCAGAAATTATCAGGACACCTTTCCCTGTTTTTCAAAAGCCCCTAGCTTGGTTAATTAGCACGCTTAGGAGTACTACATCACAACAGGCCTACCTTTCCATAGGTGGAGGTTCACCTATCAGAAGGATAACTGAACAACAAGCAAGAGAATTACAATCTAAATTAAGGGAAAAGGGATTTAATGCTACTACCTACATTGCTATGAGGTATTGGCATCCTTTTACCGAATCAGCAATTGCTGATATGAAAGCAGATGGCATAGATCAAGTTGTTGTAATACCCTTGTATCCGCATTTTTCGATAAGTACTAGTGGTTCGAGCTTTAGAGAATTAAAAAAATTGAGAGATTCTGATGATGAATTTAAGAAGGTTCCAATGAGATGTGTAAGGAGTTGGTTCAGTCAATCAGGTTATTTAAAGTCTATGGTTGAATTAATTTCTGAACAAATTTCACTTTGTGAATCACCTTCAAAAGCCCATATATTTTTCACTGCTCATGGAGTTCCTAAGAGTTACGTAGAGGAAGCTGGAGACCCTTACAAACAACAAATTGAAGATTGTTCCTTATTAATAATAAATGAGTTGGAAAAATGTTTAGGGTATAGTAACCCTCATACTCTCTCTTACCAGAGTAGAGTTGGTCCTGTTGAATGGTTGAAACCTTATACAGAAGAGGTATTGGCGGATCTTGGAAGGTCAAATGTTAATGATCTAGTTGTGGTTCCTATAAGTTTCGTTGGAGAGCATATCGAAACGTTGCAAGAAATTGATATTGAATATAAAGAAATTGCTGAAAAAGCTGGTATTAAAAACTTTCGGAGAGTTAAGGCTCTTAATACCCATCCTACTTTTATTGAAGGTCTTAGTGATCTAGTGATTTCCTGCTTGGAAGGGCCTCTAGTTAATATTGAGGAGGCTTCTCAGTTGCCTGAAAAAGTTAAACTTTATCCTCAGGAGAAGTGGCAATGGGGTTGGAATAATAGTTCAGAGGTGTGGAACGGAAGGGTTGCAATGATTATTTTTCTTGTGCTTTTTATTGAACTTATTTCAGGCTCTGGACCTCTACATAAATTAGGCATCTTATAA
- the frr gene encoding ribosome recycling factor: MKEQEIQENMNKSIEATQRNFNTIRTGRANASLLDRVSVEYYGAETPIKSLATISTVDSQTISIQPFDISCLQAIEKSISMSDLGITPNNDGKVIRINVPPLTEERRKEFCKLASKYAEEGKVALRNIRRDAVDKEKKDEKDGLISIDESRDNQSEIQKITDKYIALIETKLSEKEKEILKV; this comes from the coding sequence ATGAAAGAACAAGAAATTCAAGAAAATATGAATAAAAGTATTGAAGCCACTCAAAGAAACTTTAATACAATTAGGACTGGCAGAGCTAATGCTTCATTGCTAGACAGAGTAAGTGTTGAGTATTATGGAGCAGAAACACCAATTAAATCACTTGCCACAATAAGCACTGTTGACTCACAAACGATTTCAATACAACCATTTGATATTTCATGTTTACAAGCGATTGAGAAATCTATTTCCATGAGTGATTTAGGTATTACTCCAAATAACGATGGTAAAGTAATAAGAATAAATGTTCCTCCCTTAACAGAGGAAAGAAGAAAAGAATTCTGTAAATTGGCCTCTAAATATGCAGAGGAAGGGAAAGTAGCTTTGAGAAATATCAGAAGAGATGCTGTTGATAAAGAGAAAAAAGACGAAAAAGATGGTCTTATTTCAATTGACGAATCGAGAGATAATCAATCTGAAATTCAGAAAATTACTGATAAATATATTGCCTTAATAGAAACTAAATTGTCTGAAAAAGAAAAGGAAATTCTAAAAGTTTGA
- the cobO gene encoding cob(I)yrinic acid a,c-diamide adenosyltransferase: protein MQEKPSSSEKIFNLDNQANKLGMGGKLSPDSDESSYKKRMQQRKDIQSERLQIRKTKKGLLIVFTGNGKGKTTASLGMALRTIGHGYKVAIIQFIKGGWTTGEEKALKIFSSNLSWHSLGEGFTWETQDRIRDEKLVQEAWQLAKKYIQNESYKLIILDEINIATKLGYLAPEEIITFLKSLNNRKNHIVLTGRGASDSIINYADLVTEMKLIRHPFKEQGIKAQKCVEF from the coding sequence ATGCAAGAAAAACCTTCATCTTCCGAGAAAATATTTAACCTCGATAATCAAGCAAATAAACTTGGAATGGGAGGTAAATTATCACCGGATAGCGATGAGAGCTCATATAAAAAAAGAATGCAGCAAAGAAAAGATATTCAATCAGAGAGACTACAAATTAGAAAAACAAAAAAAGGGTTATTGATTGTTTTTACAGGGAATGGCAAGGGCAAAACAACTGCATCTTTAGGTATGGCTCTAAGGACGATAGGGCATGGCTATAAAGTAGCAATAATTCAATTTATCAAAGGAGGCTGGACCACTGGAGAAGAAAAAGCACTAAAAATCTTTTCTTCAAACCTATCTTGGCATTCATTAGGAGAGGGATTTACTTGGGAAACTCAAGACAGAATAAGAGATGAAAAATTAGTTCAAGAGGCGTGGCAATTAGCCAAAAAATACATCCAAAACGAATCTTATAAACTTATCATTCTTGATGAAATTAATATTGCGACAAAACTTGGTTATCTTGCACCCGAAGAAATAATCACTTTTTTAAAAAGCTTAAATAATAGAAAAAATCATATTGTTTTAACTGGAAGGGGAGCATCTGATTCAATTATCAATTACGCTGATCTAGTTACAGAGATGAAACTAATAAGACATCCATTTAAAGAACAAGGAATAAAAGCACAAAAGTGTGTTGAATTTTAG